The following coding sequences are from one Capsicum annuum cultivar UCD-10X-F1 chromosome 3, UCD10Xv1.1, whole genome shotgun sequence window:
- the LOC107863135 gene encoding wax ester synthase/diacylglycerol acyltransferase 11 isoform X2 yields the protein MGSLGLKPIDTKTKIGPKMGVNTANGQKKNTVVVTEPEQEPASPATRLFHTKSLNCYIIAILGCTTKINRDVIKKGLESTLVNHPRFSSISVVDEKKGARKWVKTTVNVEDHLVCPDLDPDMDSPDEFLENYTSSLTTTPLDMTKPLWEVHILNVKTSEADGVGILKLHHSIGDGISIISLILACTRKASDPEALPTIPSSNKKEKKDKAGCFSRFCYYVWFSFMLFWNTIVDVVMFLATIMFLKDTDTPMKGGAEVGDSPKRLVHRTISLDDMKLVKNALNLTINDVVMGMAQAGFSRYLNRRYGNKKGKGSSKTNNLPNNIRLRGSIVFNIRPSTGIRALVEMMEKRSKAKWGNEIGYVLTRLPISLPDNPLDYIRQAKTIIDRKKLSLESRFSFRAAKLF from the exons ATGGGGAGCCTTGGTCTTAAACCAATTGACACTAAGACCAAAATAGGACCTAAAATGGGCGTGAATACTGCTAATGGCCAGAAAAAAAACACTGTGGTGGTGACAGAGCCAGAACAGGAGCCAGCAAGTCCAGCTACACGATTGTTCCATACAAAGTCTCTTAATTGCTACATTATTGCCATATTAGGTTGCACTACAAAGATAAACCGCGATGTCATCAAGAAAGGCCTTGAGTCCACTCTTGTCAATCACCCTCGATTCTCTAGTATATCG GTGGTGGATGAAAAGAAAGGTGCAAGGAAGTGGGTGAAAACGACAGTAAATGTGGAAGATCACCTAGTATGTCCGGATTTGGATCCTGACATGGATTCCCCAGATGAGTTCCTGGAAAATTACACATCAAGTCTAACAACAACACCCTTAGACATGACAAAGCCACTCTGGGAGGTACACATCTTGAACGTGAAAACATCCGAAGCCGATGGAGTTGGGATTCTAAAATTGCACCATTCAATTGGTGATGGCATATCAATTATCTCCTTAATCTTGGCGTGCACTCGTAAGGCATCGGATCCAGAAGCACTGCCCACTATACCTTCAAgtaacaagaaagaaaaaaaagataaggcTGGATGTTTTAGTAGGTTTTGCTACTATGTTTGGTTTTCGTTTATGTTGTTTTGGAATACGATTGTGGATGTTGTTATGTTTTTGGCTACCATTATGTTTCTGAAGGATACGGACACACCGATGAAAGGAGGAgctgaggttggggatagtcctaaGAGACTTGTGCACAGGACTATCAGCCTCGACGACATGAAACTTGTCAAGAATGCCTTGAACTTG ACAATTAATGATGTAGTGATGGGCATGGCACAAGCTGGTTTCTCACGTTATCTCAATAGAAGATACG GTAACAAGAAGGGGAAAGGAAGCAGCAAGACAAATAATCTGCCCAACAACATTCGTCTTAGAGGATCTATTGTTTTCAACATCAGACCTTCTACTGGAATTAGA GCTCTAGTAGAGATGATGGAGAAAAGATCAAAGGCAAAATGGGGCAATGAAATTGGATATGTGCTGACCCGATTACCCATTAGTTTACCCGATAATCCGTTGGATTATATCCGGCAAGCTAAAACAATTATCGACAGAAAAAAACTGTCTCTTGAATCCAGATTCTCTTTTCGTGCTGCTAAGTTATTTTAA
- the LOC107863135 gene encoding wax ester synthase/diacylglycerol acyltransferase 11 isoform X1, which produces MGSLGLKPIDTKTKIGPKMGVNTANGQKKNTVVVTEPEQEPASPATRLFHTKSLNCYIIAILGCTTKINRDVIKKGLESTLVNHPRFSSISVVDEKKGARKWVKTTVNVEDHLVCPDLDPDMDSPDEFLENYTSSLTTTPLDMTKPLWEVHILNVKTSEADGVGILKLHHSIGDGISIISLILACTRKASDPEALPTIPSSNKKEKKDKAGCFSRFCYYVWFSFMLFWNTIVDVVMFLATIMFLKDTDTPMKGGAEVGDSPKRLVHRTISLDDMKLVKNALNLTINDVVMGMAQAGFSRYLNRRYGGICSGNKKGKGSSKTNNLPNNIRLRGSIVFNIRPSTGIRALVEMMEKRSKAKWGNEIGYVLTRLPISLPDNPLDYIRQAKTIIDRKKLSLESRFSFRAAKLF; this is translated from the exons ATGGGGAGCCTTGGTCTTAAACCAATTGACACTAAGACCAAAATAGGACCTAAAATGGGCGTGAATACTGCTAATGGCCAGAAAAAAAACACTGTGGTGGTGACAGAGCCAGAACAGGAGCCAGCAAGTCCAGCTACACGATTGTTCCATACAAAGTCTCTTAATTGCTACATTATTGCCATATTAGGTTGCACTACAAAGATAAACCGCGATGTCATCAAGAAAGGCCTTGAGTCCACTCTTGTCAATCACCCTCGATTCTCTAGTATATCG GTGGTGGATGAAAAGAAAGGTGCAAGGAAGTGGGTGAAAACGACAGTAAATGTGGAAGATCACCTAGTATGTCCGGATTTGGATCCTGACATGGATTCCCCAGATGAGTTCCTGGAAAATTACACATCAAGTCTAACAACAACACCCTTAGACATGACAAAGCCACTCTGGGAGGTACACATCTTGAACGTGAAAACATCCGAAGCCGATGGAGTTGGGATTCTAAAATTGCACCATTCAATTGGTGATGGCATATCAATTATCTCCTTAATCTTGGCGTGCACTCGTAAGGCATCGGATCCAGAAGCACTGCCCACTATACCTTCAAgtaacaagaaagaaaaaaaagataaggcTGGATGTTTTAGTAGGTTTTGCTACTATGTTTGGTTTTCGTTTATGTTGTTTTGGAATACGATTGTGGATGTTGTTATGTTTTTGGCTACCATTATGTTTCTGAAGGATACGGACACACCGATGAAAGGAGGAgctgaggttggggatagtcctaaGAGACTTGTGCACAGGACTATCAGCCTCGACGACATGAAACTTGTCAAGAATGCCTTGAACTTG ACAATTAATGATGTAGTGATGGGCATGGCACAAGCTGGTTTCTCACGTTATCTCAATAGAAGATACG GTGGTATATGTTCAGGTAACAAGAAGGGGAAAGGAAGCAGCAAGACAAATAATCTGCCCAACAACATTCGTCTTAGAGGATCTATTGTTTTCAACATCAGACCTTCTACTGGAATTAGA GCTCTAGTAGAGATGATGGAGAAAAGATCAAAGGCAAAATGGGGCAATGAAATTGGATATGTGCTGACCCGATTACCCATTAGTTTACCCGATAATCCGTTGGATTATATCCGGCAAGCTAAAACAATTATCGACAGAAAAAAACTGTCTCTTGAATCCAGATTCTCTTTTCGTGCTGCTAAGTTATTTTAA